A genomic window from Candidatus Kouleothrix ribensis includes:
- a CDS encoding LacI family DNA-binding transcriptional regulator, whose protein sequence is MAKVTISHIAKEAGVSKTAVSFAFNDPSQLAASTVQHIRDIAERLGYTPDPIARSMTTRRTNALGLLLPQDIATALSNPFYAQFIRGIGKVCGRAGLTLMLVPPLWGSMMKAIPHATVDGFVVVGLEVDRGEIQLMRQRDVPFVMVDSDAPADVPSVNVDDRSGAQLAMEHVLARGHRQIAIVAIESGKAGHVEAYTGTLGARLEGYRAALATYGLALGDPHIQLVEAPTSWEGGQAVFEQLWRTEQRPTAIVAMSDIIAIGVMDAARDHQLSLPHDLSVVGFDDLPDVRHVRPELTTVHQPVEEKGYLAAEVLVAALARDAAVRHYLLPCELMVRQSVATLV, encoded by the coding sequence ATGGCTAAAGTAACAATCTCACATATCGCGAAAGAGGCCGGCGTATCGAAGACGGCCGTCTCATTCGCATTCAACGATCCATCGCAGCTTGCGGCCTCCACGGTGCAGCACATTCGCGACATTGCCGAGCGGCTGGGGTACACGCCCGACCCAATCGCACGCAGCATGACTACACGGCGCACCAACGCGCTGGGCCTGCTGCTGCCGCAAGATATCGCCACGGCGCTGTCCAACCCGTTCTACGCGCAGTTCATCCGCGGCATCGGCAAGGTGTGCGGCCGGGCCGGGCTTACACTCATGCTGGTGCCGCCGCTGTGGGGCTCGATGATGAAGGCCATCCCACACGCCACAGTCGACGGCTTCGTGGTGGTGGGTCTCGAGGTCGATCGCGGCGAGATCCAGCTGATGCGCCAGCGCGACGTGCCCTTCGTGATGGTCGACAGCGATGCGCCGGCCGATGTGCCAAGCGTGAATGTCGATGATCGCAGCGGGGCGCAGCTGGCCATGGAGCACGTGCTTGCGAGGGGCCATCGGCAGATCGCGATCGTCGCGATCGAGTCCGGCAAGGCCGGGCATGTCGAGGCATATACCGGCACGCTAGGCGCCAGGCTCGAGGGCTACCGCGCCGCGCTGGCCACCTATGGGCTTGCACTTGGCGATCCACACATTCAACTGGTTGAGGCGCCGACTAGCTGGGAGGGTGGCCAGGCTGTGTTCGAGCAGCTCTGGCGCACGGAGCAGCGGCCGACCGCGATCGTGGCTATGAGTGACATTATCGCGATCGGTGTGATGGACGCGGCCAGAGATCATCAGCTGAGCCTGCCGCACGATTTATCGGTGGTTGGGTTCGACGATTTACCCGATGTGCGGCATGTGCGGCCCGAGCTCACCACCGTGCATCAGCCGGTCGAAGAGAAGGGCTACCTGGCGGCCGAAGTATTGGTGGCAGCTCTGGCGCGTGACGCAGCAGTGCGCCATTACCTGCTGCCGTGCGAGTTGATGGTGCGCCAGTCGGTTGCGACGCTGGTGTAG
- a CDS encoding flippase-like domain-containing protein, with protein sequence MSLSTRRVPWAWLISGAVMVGLVGLLIRNWHKIQIKALEALHLIEAARPGWLVLAALAVLAGFLCAGQIYGRVLATLGHRAPSLWLSAAALVTMLLSQALPVGTVASYAFLTTSLRRRGIPATSVAVIASLELLSWGGAMLILFVYGMVYVLLTTSNSSVAGASLTGFSTVGLMIGIYLFIGSRPRHTMLSWAMRVKRMLDRIVGPVWDEAQVRRMVDELAHNRQLVIEQPLRVLLLVCLQLTIFALHSFALLAILHALGVSIAPLAALAAFGLALIVSAYTVLPAGGGTVEAALTVALTVQGVPLEAALGATVLFRLFNFWLMLPVAALCYRVLIRMPGGGTAVADPAHGPIAERAEQLHD encoded by the coding sequence ATGTCGCTTTCTACCCGTCGAGTTCCATGGGCCTGGCTGATCAGCGGAGCTGTGATGGTTGGCCTGGTGGGGCTGCTGATCCGCAACTGGCACAAGATCCAGATCAAAGCGCTCGAGGCGCTCCACCTGATCGAGGCCGCGCGGCCGGGCTGGCTGGTGCTGGCGGCGCTGGCGGTGCTGGCCGGCTTCCTGTGTGCTGGCCAGATCTACGGGCGCGTGCTGGCTACGCTGGGCCACCGCGCGCCGTCGCTCTGGCTCTCGGCTGCCGCGCTGGTGACGATGCTGCTCAGCCAGGCCTTGCCGGTCGGCACCGTCGCAAGCTACGCGTTCCTCACAACCAGCCTGCGCCGGCGCGGCATACCGGCCACCAGCGTGGCGGTGATCGCCAGCCTCGAGCTGCTCAGCTGGGGCGGCGCAATGCTGATCCTGTTTGTCTACGGGATGGTGTACGTGCTGCTGACCACCAGTAATAGCTCGGTGGCCGGCGCGTCGCTCACCGGCTTCTCGACCGTCGGGCTGATGATTGGCATCTATCTGTTCATCGGCAGCCGGCCGCGCCACACGATGCTATCGTGGGCCATGCGGGTTAAGCGGATGCTTGATCGGATCGTCGGGCCGGTGTGGGACGAAGCCCAGGTGCGGCGCATGGTCGACGAGCTGGCGCACAATCGCCAGCTGGTGATCGAGCAGCCGTTGCGGGTGCTGCTGCTGGTGTGCTTGCAGCTGACGATCTTCGCGCTGCATAGTTTCGCGCTGCTGGCGATCTTGCACGCGCTGGGGGTGTCGATCGCGCCGCTGGCAGCGCTGGCGGCATTCGGGCTTGCATTGATCGTCAGCGCCTACACGGTCTTGCCCGCCGGCGGCGGCACCGTCGAAGCGGCGCTGACCGTCGCGCTGACGGTGCAGGGCGTGCCGCTCGAGGCCGCGCTGGGTGCGACTGTGCTGTTCCGGCTGTTCAACTTCTGGTTGATGCTGCCGGTTGCGGCGCTGTGCTACCGCGTGCTGATCCGCATGCCCGGCGGCGGCACGGCTGTGGCCGACCCGGCGCACGGCCCGATCGCCGAGCGCGCCGAGCAGCTGCACGATTAG